A single genomic interval of Pyrus communis chromosome 5, drPyrComm1.1, whole genome shotgun sequence harbors:
- the LOC137734863 gene encoding bidirectional sugar transporter SWEET16-like isoform X2: MICMCFRNVFVRIVKRRSTEEFESIPYVSKLLNAYFWSYYGLIEPNSVLVASVNIFGAGVEIVFLTIFLLFATPRMKARTAMLVAALDVAFPAAAILLTQFLLHGDKRIDVAGLFCVVFSMIAYASPLSAMKTVVILKSVEYMPFLLSFILFLNGGVWTLYSILAKDLFVGIPNGIGFLLGTAQLILYAIYWKPTKPFNQVSDDLEDQQISEALVPASKST; the protein is encoded by the exons ATGATTTGCATGTGTTTCAG GAACGTGTTTGTGCGAATTGTAAAGCGTAGATCAACTGAGGAATTTGAGAGTATTCCTTATGTTAGCAAACTATTGAATGCTTATTTCTGGTCTTACTATGGACTTATTGAACCTAACAGTGTGCTCGTGGCCAGCGTCAATATTTTCGGTGCTGGTGTTGAGATCGTTTTTCTTACCATATTTCTACTTTTCGCAACACCAAGAATGAAG GCTAGGACTGCCATGCTTGTTGCTGCTCTTGATGTGGCATTTCCAGCAGCAGCAATTTTGCTTACTCAGTTTCTGCTACATGGCGACAAGCGAATCGATGTAGCAGGATTGTTCTGTGTAGTCTTCAGCATGATTGCATATGCTTCCCCTCTTTCAGCAATG AAAACTGTGGTGATATTGAAGAGTGTGGAGTACATGCCTTTCCTTCTCTCATTCATCCTTTTCCTAAACGGAGGAGTTTGGACACTCTATTCCATTCTTGCAAAAGACTTGTTTGTTGGA ATTCCAAATGGGATTGGATTTTTGCTTGGAACTGCTCAGCTGATTCTCTATGCAATATACTGGAAACCAACTAAGCCATTCAATCAAGTATCGGATGACTTAGAAGATCAACAGATTAGTGAAGCACTCGTCCCAGCTTCAAAATCTACATAA
- the LOC137734863 gene encoding bidirectional sugar transporter SWEET16-like isoform X1, whose amino-acid sequence MAVSFIVLFGVLGNIMSGLVYISPANVFVRIVKRRSTEEFESIPYVSKLLNAYFWSYYGLIEPNSVLVASVNIFGAGVEIVFLTIFLLFATPRMKARTAMLVAALDVAFPAAAILLTQFLLHGDKRIDVAGLFCVVFSMIAYASPLSAMKTVVILKSVEYMPFLLSFILFLNGGVWTLYSILAKDLFVGIPNGIGFLLGTAQLILYAIYWKPTKPFNQVSDDLEDQQISEALVPASKST is encoded by the exons ATGGCAGTAAGTTTCATTGTCCTTTTTGGGGTGCTAG GTAACATTATGTCGGGATTAGTCTACATCTCTCCTGC GAACGTGTTTGTGCGAATTGTAAAGCGTAGATCAACTGAGGAATTTGAGAGTATTCCTTATGTTAGCAAACTATTGAATGCTTATTTCTGGTCTTACTATGGACTTATTGAACCTAACAGTGTGCTCGTGGCCAGCGTCAATATTTTCGGTGCTGGTGTTGAGATCGTTTTTCTTACCATATTTCTACTTTTCGCAACACCAAGAATGAAG GCTAGGACTGCCATGCTTGTTGCTGCTCTTGATGTGGCATTTCCAGCAGCAGCAATTTTGCTTACTCAGTTTCTGCTACATGGCGACAAGCGAATCGATGTAGCAGGATTGTTCTGTGTAGTCTTCAGCATGATTGCATATGCTTCCCCTCTTTCAGCAATG AAAACTGTGGTGATATTGAAGAGTGTGGAGTACATGCCTTTCCTTCTCTCATTCATCCTTTTCCTAAACGGAGGAGTTTGGACACTCTATTCCATTCTTGCAAAAGACTTGTTTGTTGGA ATTCCAAATGGGATTGGATTTTTGCTTGGAACTGCTCAGCTGATTCTCTATGCAATATACTGGAAACCAACTAAGCCATTCAATCAAGTATCGGATGACTTAGAAGATCAACAGATTAGTGAAGCACTCGTCCCAGCTTCAAAATCTACATAA